GGTGAACGCGGAGACCTACTACCGCCAGGCCAGCCTGGTGCTGGACCCGGCGCGCACCGAGATCCGCTACAACTCGGAGTGGAGCGACCCGCTGGGCGCGCGCGGCATGATCCAGCTCGCCAGCCGCTACACCGTGGCGCGCATGATGGAGCGCAACGACTTCCACGACCGCTTCAAGGCCGGCACGCCGATCGCGGTGCACGAGTTCCTCTACCCGTTGATGCAGGGCTACGACTCGGTGGCGCTGAAGTCGGACCTGGAGCTGGGCGGTACCGACCAGAAGTTCAACCTGCTGATGGGCCGCCACCTGCAGCAGGAGTACGGCCAGGAGCCGCAGTGCATCCTGACCATGCCGTTGCTGGTCGGCCTGGACGGTGTCGAGAAGATGTCCAAGTCCAAGGGCAACTACATCGGCATCAGCGAGCCGGCGAACGGCATGTTCGCCAAGATCCTGTCGATCAGCGACGAGCTGATGTGGACCTACTACACGCTGCTGAGCTTCCGCAGCGTGGCCGACATCGCCGCACTCAAGGCCGAGGTGGCTGCCGGGCGCAACCCGAAGGACGCCAAGGTCGCGCTGGCCAAGGAGATCACCGCGCGCTTCCACAGTGCGGCTGCGGCCGATGCGGCCGAGCAGGACTTCAACAACCGCGCCAAGGGCGGCGTGCCCGACGAGATCCCCGAGGTGAGCCTGTCTGGCGCCCCGCTGGGCATCGGTGCGCTGCTGAAGTCGGCCGGCTTGGCGCCCTCGACCAGCGAGGCCAACCGCCTGATCGATGGCGGCGGGGTGCGTATCGATGGCGCGGTGGTCAGTGACAAGGGACTGAAGGTCGCCGCCGGCAGCTACGTGGTCCAGGTCGGCAAGCGCAAGTTCGCGCGGGTGCTCCTGGCCTGATCGGCTCGCCGACCCTCCGGCGCTCCTGCCCGGCGGGCCCATTCGCACATGCAAGTCAGTTCCTACCTCAAGCTCTCGGTCGCGGTGGCGCTTGTCACCATCGGGCTGAAGACGGGGGCCTGGTGGCTCACCGGCTCGGTCAGCCTGCTGTCGGACGCCCTGGAGTCACTCGTCAACCTGGCCGGTGCGATGTTCGCACTCGCCATGGTGACGCTCGCCGCCCAGCCCGCCGACGAGGAGCACCCCTACGGCCACCACAAGGCCGAGTACTTCTCCAGCGGCTTCGAGGGCGTGCTGATCCTGGTGGCCGCGCTGGCCATCATCTGGGCGGCCGTGCAGCGCTGGCTGGCGCCCCAGCCGCTGGAGGCGCTCGGGCTGGGCCTGGGCCTGTCGGTGGTCAGTTCGCTGCTCAACGGCGCCCTGGCCTGGGCGATGCTGCGCAAGGCACGCCAGCACCGGTCGATGGCGCTGGAGGGCGACGCCCGCCACCTCTTCACCGACGTCTGGACCTCGGCCGGCGTGGTGGCCGGCTTGATCGCGGTGCACTTCACCGGCTGGATCTGGCTGGACCCGCTGCTGGCCATCGCCGTGGCGCTGAACATCGTGCGCGAGGGCGTGTCGCTGGTGCGGGCCTCCGCGACCGGGCTGATGGATCAGGCCGTCGAGCCCGAGGTCCGCGCCCAGATCGACGCGGTGCTGGCGGGCTTCGACCCCGGCACCGTCCGCTTCGACCACGTCAGCACCCGCCGCGCCGGGCAGCGCCGCTTTGTCGACCTGCACATGCACATGCCGGCGGCCTGGACGCTGGGACGGGCGGCCGCTGTGCGCGCCTCGGTCGAGGTGGCGCTGATGGGGGCCGTGCCCGGTCTGCGCGCGACGATCCAACTGCTGCCGACCGATGTGGAAGCGCATCTCCACGGCGAGGAGGACCGGCCATGATCGGCCTGATCCAGCGTGTGGCACAGGCACGCGTCGAGGTGGCGGGCGAGGTGGTCGGGGCGATCGGTGCCGGCCTGCTCGTGCTGGTCTGCGGCGAGCCGGCGGATGGCGAGGCACAGGTCGAGAAGTTCGTCGCCAAGCTGCTCAAACTGCGCATCTTCAGCGACGCGGCAGGCAAGATGAACCACAGCGTGCAGGACGTGGCGGGCGGCCTACTGATCGTCTCGCAGTTCACGCTGGCGGCCGACCTGCGCAGCGGCAACCGGCCGGGCTTCAGCGCTGCGGCGCCGCCCGATCAGGGGCGTGCGTTGTACGCGGCAGTGCTGGCCAGCGCGCGCCGGCAGCACCCGGTGGTGGAGGCGGGCATCTTCGGTGCCGACATGCAGGTGCACCTGGTCAACGACGGGCCGGTGACGATCCCGATGACCCTGCGCTGAAAGCAAACAGGGGCCTGGTGGCCCCTGTTGGTTGCTGTCCTTGGTCTGCGTCAGTCCGCGTAGACCCCGGCGGCCTTGATGGCAGTGCCCCACTTGTCGATTTCCGCGGCCACGAACTTCTTGTGCTCGGCCGGCGACACGCGGGCGTCATTGACGACCACCGCGCCCAGCGCCTCTTCGCGCTTGTGGAACTCGGCGTCCTTCAGGGCGACCTTCAAGGCGGCGTTGATCTTCTCCAGCGCCGCGGCCGGGGTGCCCTTCGGGGCGTACAGGCCGTGCCAGATGCTCACGTTGAAGCCCTTCAGGCCCTGGCTGTCCAGCGTCGGCAGCTTGGCCAGCGAGGGCGTGGTCAGCGGCTTGAGCGTGGTCACGGCGAAGGCCTTGACCTTGCCGCCCTCGATCTGGCCGGTGGTGTTGGTGGTCTGGTCGCACATGATGTCCACCTGGCCGCCCAGCAGGTCGTTCATCGCCGGGGCGGTGCCCTTGTAGGGCACGGTGGTCATGTCCACGCCGACCTGCTGCTGGAACAGCATGCCGCACAGGTGCGAGGCGGCGCCCAGGCCGGCGTTGGCCAGGTTGATCTTGCCCTTGTTGGCGTCGATCCACTTGCGCAGCTCGGCGTAGTTGCTGGCCGGCAGGGTGGGGCGGCCGATCAGGGTCATCGGCACCTCGTTGATCAGGCCGAGGTACTCGAAGTCGTTCAGCGTGTTGTAGGGCAGCTTGCGGTACAGGCCCGGCGAGGTGGCCATGCCGATGTGGTGCAGCAGCAGGGT
The Sphaerotilus microaerophilus DNA segment above includes these coding regions:
- the tyrS gene encoding tyrosine--tRNA ligase, producing the protein MSTTSSPAPGAASSHVTEQALSEGVRHALEVSRRGCDELLPEADWIRKLQRSEATGAPLRIKLGLDPTAPDIHVGHTVVLNKMRQLQDLGHTVIFLIGDFTSMIGDPSGRNSTRPPLTAEQIKVNAETYYRQASLVLDPARTEIRYNSEWSDPLGARGMIQLASRYTVARMMERNDFHDRFKAGTPIAVHEFLYPLMQGYDSVALKSDLELGGTDQKFNLLMGRHLQQEYGQEPQCILTMPLLVGLDGVEKMSKSKGNYIGISEPANGMFAKILSISDELMWTYYTLLSFRSVADIAALKAEVAAGRNPKDAKVALAKEITARFHSAAAADAAEQDFNNRAKGGVPDEIPEVSLSGAPLGIGALLKSAGLAPSTSEANRLIDGGGVRIDGAVVSDKGLKVAAGSYVVQVGKRKFARVLLA
- a CDS encoding cation diffusion facilitator family transporter is translated as MQVSSYLKLSVAVALVTIGLKTGAWWLTGSVSLLSDALESLVNLAGAMFALAMVTLAAQPADEEHPYGHHKAEYFSSGFEGVLILVAALAIIWAAVQRWLAPQPLEALGLGLGLSVVSSLLNGALAWAMLRKARQHRSMALEGDARHLFTDVWTSAGVVAGLIAVHFTGWIWLDPLLAIAVALNIVREGVSLVRASATGLMDQAVEPEVRAQIDAVLAGFDPGTVRFDHVSTRRAGQRRFVDLHMHMPAAWTLGRAAAVRASVEVALMGAVPGLRATIQLLPTDVEAHLHGEEDRP
- the dtd gene encoding D-aminoacyl-tRNA deacylase; translation: MIGLIQRVAQARVEVAGEVVGAIGAGLLVLVCGEPADGEAQVEKFVAKLLKLRIFSDAAGKMNHSVQDVAGGLLIVSQFTLAADLRSGNRPGFSAAAPPDQGRALYAAVLASARRQHPVVEAGIFGADMQVHLVNDGPVTIPMTLR
- a CDS encoding tripartite tricarboxylate transporter substrate-binding protein; the protein is MKRLLTAAAATVLATAAFAQGYPEKPITVVVPFAAGGPTDKVARDLGVALGAALKQTIIIDNVGGAGGTLGATKVAKAAPDGYTLLLHHIGMATSPGLYRKLPYNTLNDFEYLGLINEVPMTLIGRPTLPASNYAELRKWIDANKGKINLANAGLGAASHLCGMLFQQQVGVDMTTVPYKGTAPAMNDLLGGQVDIMCDQTTNTTGQIEGGKVKAFAVTTLKPLTTPSLAKLPTLDSQGLKGFNVSIWHGLYAPKGTPAAALEKINAALKVALKDAEFHKREEALGAVVVNDARVSPAEHKKFVAAEIDKWGTAIKAAGVYAD